One Spodoptera frugiperda isolate SF20-4 chromosome 10, AGI-APGP_CSIRO_Sfru_2.0, whole genome shotgun sequence genomic region harbors:
- the LOC118277214 gene encoding E3 ubiquitin-protein ligase MYLIP, which yields MWLVSQPNSVILEVKVEPNAIGQDCLEKVCEKLEIGVEADYFGLRVSPGSGPGRWLNLRNPLDPHRIPGGRLDLRVKFWVPPHLLINEATRHQFYLHAKLDLIEGRLVVADLEVARKIIAYIAQAETGDCDRELPPTHIYEECDKIGPQGERPEDHVDKIIEYHCQIAGMRASRAEYRLLKEISELESFGEELFFCKPVTINNNAHNLYSHLLYHRQQAEEPRARDEQEIDGGATVGCLTSGQSGGGCGCRLSTCVGVGPHGIVVYRPACNGEQEIGVEKQSIAYTAIHRAQPFRRNFQMSFVTDEGNEATLHIKMATSGQAAALYRAVTEKHAFYYCETVRTAVTEQFTRDLKGTIASIFNDSTTLGRRYVFDIRRTCREVYDRARRAAHAQQHSAAPHDSRARRRTASGSEQKESRSRSHSGGCRAEALACRVCMDEPIDTLFLPCRHVVCCENCAPRCNRCPLCRGEIEKLMHIFLPCDYPKSPGLVK from the exons GTATGCGAGAAACTGGAGATCGGCGTCGAAGCGGACTACTTCGGCCTCCGCGTATCTCCAGGATCTGGTCCCGGCAGATGGCTCAACTTGAGGAACCCTCTCGACCCACACCGCATCCCCGGAGGTCGCCTCGACCTCCGAGTCAAGTTCTGGGTGCCCCCACATCTCCTTATAAACGAAGCTACCCGCCACCAGTTCTATCTGCACGCCAAACTCGACCTCATTGAAGGTAGACTGGTCGTAGCGGACCTAGAAGTAGCTCGGAAAATCATCGCCTACATAGCGCAGGCAGAGACAGGAGACTGCGACCGCGAACTGCCACCAACACACATATACGAAGAATGTGACAAAATCGGTCCACAAGGTGAGCGACCAGAGGATCATGTCGACAAAATCATAGAGTACCACTGCCAAATTGCCGGGATGAGAGCTTCTCGGGCGGAGTACAGGTTGTTGAAGGAAATATCAGAGTTGGAGTCGTTTGGAGAGGAATTGTTTTTCTGCAAGCCTGTTACCATAAACAACAACGCTCACAACTTGTACAGCCACCTGCTGTACCACAGGCAACAGGCGGAGGAGCCTAGAGCAAGGGATGAGCAGGAGATCGACGGTGGCGCGACAGTTGGCTGCTTAACATCAGGCCAGAGTGGAGGGGGCTGCGGCTGCAGGCTGAGCACGTGTGTCGGAGTAGGACCACACGGCATCGTCGTCTACAGACCAGCCTGCAATGGAGAACAAGAAATTGGAGTCGAGAAACAAAG CATCGCATACACCGCCATCCACCGCGCACAGCCGTTCCGACGCAACTTCCAAATGTCGTTCGTCACGGACGAGGGCAATGAAGCCACTCTTCACATCAAGATGGCCACGTCGGGGCAGGCAGCCGCCCTCTACCGCGCAGTCACGGAGAAACACGCCTTCTACTACTGCGAGACTGTCAGGACTGCTGTTACTGAACAGTTCACCAGAGATCTGAAG GGCACAATAGCGTCCATCTTCAACGACTCGACGACTCTAGGAAGGCGTTACGTGTTTGACATCCGACGCACGTGCCGCGAGGTGTACGACCGCGCACGCCGCGCCGCGCATGCGCAGCAACACTCCGCCGCGCCGCACGACTCGCGCGCACGACGCCGCACCGCCTCGGGCTCGGAACAAAAG GAGTCCCGGTCTCGTTCCCACAGCGGCGGGTGTCGCGCGGAGGCGCTGGCGTGCCGCGTGTGTATGGACGAGCCCATCGACACACTCTTCCTGCCCTGCCGACACGTCGTCTGCTGCGAAAATTGCGCTCCCAG ATGCAACCGCTGTCCGCTGTGTCGCGGCGAGATAGAGAAGCTGATGCACATATTCCTGCCGTGCGACTACCCCAAAAGTCCCGGCCTAGTGAAATGA